A window from Zingiber officinale cultivar Zhangliang chromosome 7A, Zo_v1.1, whole genome shotgun sequence encodes these proteins:
- the LOC121999931 gene encoding protein LURP-one-related 15-like, translating to MAAIPMAMPVPAPAGSVCGPVVVVGQQFCAPYVVDLTVTKKALSLSDSDFAVTDINGNVVLKVKGVVFSLRDRAVLVDAANNPVLTMQQKMFSMHRRWQVFTGEGTNPENLLFSVKKSKLFQLKTELDVIMASNPNEDECDFKIKGSYFERSCIVCLGNSDSIIAQMNRKHTVKNVILGKDTFGVTVYPNVDYAFIASLIVILDEINKDRDD from the exons ATGGCGGCGATTCCTATGGCGATGCCGGTTCCGGCACCGGCGGGGTCCGTGTGCGGGCCGGTGGTGGTGGTTGGGCAGCAGTTCTGCGCTCCCTACGTCGTCGATCTAACCGTCACGAAGAAGGCGCTCAGCCTGTCGGACAGCGACTTCGCAGTGACGGACATCAACGGCAACGTGGTGCTCAAGGTGAAGGGCGTCGTCTTCAGCCTCCGCGACCGCGCCGTCCTCGTTGACGCCGCCAACAATCCGGTCCTCACCATGCAACAAAAG ATGTTTAGCATGCACAGAAGATGGCAAGTGTTCACAGGCGAGGGCACAAATCCTGAAAATTTGTTATTTAGCGTAAAGAAGTCAAAGTTGTTTCAACTAAAAACAGAGCTGGACGTGATCATGGCAAGCAACCCCAACGAGGACGAATGCGATTTCAAGATCAAGGGGAGCTACTTTGAGAGATCATGCATTGTGTGCCTCGGAAACTCCGATAGTATTATCGCCCAA ATGAACCGTAAACATACAGTGAAGAATGTGATTTTGGGGAAGGATACATTTGGCGTGACGGTGTATCCAAACGTGGACTACGCCTTCATTGCTTCGCTCATTGTTATTCTCGATGAGATAAACAAAGATAGAGACGACTGA